The Nitrospira sp. region TTCGGGGGTGAGTTGAGAGACTTCCTCCGCCACTCCTTCCTTGGCGAGGTGCTCTGCCGCCTCGACTCCGGACGGAGAGAGCGTAAAGGATCGCGTGACCCGATCATCCACCCGGAATGGCTCTTTGGCGTTCCCGCGCTTGACAGCGTAATCCTCGATCACTTGGCGATGGGGTTCAGGAAAGCTCTTTAGTTCTCGAGCCGCCTCGCTGACCTGTTGCAGCAAGACCCTCATGGCCTCGACGGTCGGACTGGGACGGCCAGTGGATTCGATACAGCCGCCCTGGACGATCAGCAACACTCCTTCTTTTTTCAAACGTCCGACCGCTTTGCTGACATCGGATGGATCCAATCCATCCTGCGCCTGCAGATCGGGGATGGTCAGCCGCTTCCCCGTGCTGGCCACTTCTCGCGCGGCTGAGAAGACCCGTTCGATCGGTGAAGCGCCACTGACATACTGTTCGCCCACCTTCGTCAGGGACACCATCGGCGTCACCGTCTCGGCAGGCACCACCAGCAGAGACTTTGCGAGTAACCACTCGATCGCCATGCTGAGCTGGGACGGCTCCAATTCAGCCGCAGCGGCCAATGGCTCGGTCTCGAGCACGGTGCCTGCAGGACGTGACCCGAGGGCCATGAGGACCTTGATTTCGAGGGGATGCAGACTGTCGATGAGTGCGGAAGTATCCACCCTGAATGGCCTATCGATGGGAAGCGGCGTGAGAGGTGATTGTGGCGGCCGGCTGCCCCGCGGTCCGCAGCGCTGCAATGGTGCCGGCATAGTCTCGGCTCGCAAAAATCGCCGAGCCGGCGACCAGGACGTCGGCTCCCGCCGCGATGATCTGCGCGGCATTGTCCGGTTTCACTCCGCCGTCGACTTCGAGCAACGCCCGGCTTTGGAGACGATCCAACATCTCCCGAATTGAGGCAATCTTCTTCAATACGGACGGAATGAACTTCTGCCCGCCGAATCCTGGATTGACCGACATGACGAGCACCAGATCGACGTCGGCTAAAATCTCCTGCAGGACACTGACCGGCGTCGCAGGATTGAGCGTCACGCCCGCCTTGACGCCACGCTCCTTGATCGATTGAATTGTCCGATGGAGATGAGGGCAGGCTTCGACGTGCACCGTGATGTAATCGGCTCCGGCCGTCACAAACTCCGGAATGAACGCATCGGCATTGGTAATCATCAGATGCACATCGAGCGGCACTTTAGCGACCTTCTTGATCGACTCGACGACCGGAGGACCGATCGTGAGGTTCGGCACAAAGTGTCCGTCCATCACATCGATATGAAGGAGATCCGCGCCGGCTCGTTCCACAGCCGCAATCTCATCAGCCAGACGCACGAAATCAGCTGCGAGAATCGAGGGGGCAATCAATACCGGACTACTCATAGCGACCCTTGCGTCTTTCTCAACCGGACGGCATAGAACCCGTCCATCCCGAGGGTATTTCCCATCGTGGACAACGCGCCCTGTGCCGTCACAAACGGACTGGCAGGAGCGGGAATCCACGGCACGACGGACTCGCGAGCACAATCGGCGTGGTCCTGGCAAAACCGGATGATGACGGCTTCAGTCTCTTCCGGTTCTGTCGAGCAGGTACTATAGACCAGCACCCCGCCAGGCCGCAAGACAGTGAACGCCCGTTCGAGAATCTCTCCCTGTAAAACTTGATGGCGGGCGAACATTCCGACATCTTTTTTCCCCTTCGCATCAGGGTGTCGACGCAGTACGCCAATGCCACTGCAAGGAGCATCGACCAGGATGCGATCAAACAGGCCCATCGGCGGGAGCTGTGTCTCTATCTTCTGGCGAGGGGCAATCATGCCAAGCTCTCTCGCATCCCCCACAACCGGAGAAATGATCGCCGCACCAAGCCGCTGGCAGTTCTCTTTCAATACCTGTAATCGCACGGCGTGACGGTCCATTGCTACGATCTGACCACGATTCGACATCAGCTCGGCCAGATGCGTCGCCTTTCCTCCAGGGGCCGCACAAACATCGAGAAGACGCTCGTCCGGATGTGGATCCAATAGAGGTGGAACGAGTTGCGCGGCTTCGTCTTCGACATAGAACAATCCGTCTTGAAACCCCGGGATCGTAGTGACGGCCCGTCCCTCTTCGAGCATCACCCCGACGGGGCTGACAGTTGTCGGACGGGCGGCAATCCCCGCGCCGACGAGCTGCGCAAGAAACGCGTCACGGGTCACTCGCTGACGATTCACCCGCAGCGTCAGAACTGGAACGGCACTCACGCTCTGACAGGCAGCTTCCGCCCTTTCAATCCCCATGTGTTCGACCCATCGAGTACAGAGCCACTGGGGTACCGCGTAGCGGATCGAGAGTGCCAAAGCCGGCTCTGGGTGGAGCCCGGGGAACGGCCGTTCCGGCAAACGGATCACGGTTCGTAACACGGCATTCACGAGGCCGCTCCAATCCCTCCCAAGCTGGGCCTTGTTGACCTTGGCCAGATTCACGGATTCATTCACGGCTGCAGAGGCCGGCACACGATCCATGTAAGCCAACTGGTACATCCCCATGCGCAGAAGCATCTGCACCATCAGCGGGAGTCGCGGCAAGGGTTTCTTCAGTGCGGGCTCCAAACGCCAATCAAGCGTCTCCTGGCGGCGCAACACTCCATAGACTAATTCCATGGCAAAGGCGCGATCACGCCCATCCATCGCTTGTCGATCCCACAAGCGATTGCAGACCTCATCGAGTGGGTCGCCTGATTTGGACTGGGTCAACAAGGCCACCAGCGCGCGGGCCCTGGCGGAAGAAGAGGCGGACTGCATTGAGACAGGAGGAGAAGACATGGCGTGTCCGATCACGCCGGTGATTCTGACGGCGGCGGCTCTGCACCGAAACGTTGGCCGGCGCTCACGCGATGCCCCGCCAAATACTGCGCCACAGTGAGTCGTTTACTATTGGACGGTTGAATCTCTCTCAGGACTACCACCCCGTCTCCCGTCGCGATTTGGATAGACTGCTTCGTCACCTCGATGATGGTGCCGGGGGCAACATCAGGCTTCCCCGGACTCTGAGTTACGGTCCACACCATCCATCGTTCACCACCGATATACGTATAGGCACCGGGCCAGGGAGAAAGACCGCGGACACGATTGGCAATGTTGCTCGCACTCGTTGCCCAGTCAATCACCCCGTCTTCTTTCTTCAAGGGCGGGGCCAAGGTGGCCAAAGCATGATTCTGCGGCTGCGGCGTAATCGTTCCCGCCTTGAGCCTCGCAATGGTCTTCGCCAGCAAACTTCCTCCGAGTACGGCGAGGCGCGGCGCCAGCGTTCCCGATGTGTCTTCAGGGAGAATCGGCAGTGACTCCTGCAAGAGCATGGCGCCTGTATCCATCCCCTCATCCATCAGCATGGTAGTGATGCCGGTCTCGGTCTCACCGTTGATCACCGCCCATTGCACTGGCGCCGCTCCACGATATTTCGGCAGCAGCGAACCATGTACATTCACGCAACCCATCGGCGGCAAGGTAAGGATCGGGCTATGGAGAATTCGTCCATAGGCCGTGACAGCGATCAGATCGGGCTTCCAGGCTGCGAGGGCCGTGAGAAACTCAGGCACTCTGATTTTCACAGGCTGGAGAAAAGGTATGCCTTCTCGTTGCGCAAGGAGCTTGATCGGAGGCGGAGTCAAGACTTGGCCGCGCCCTTTAGGACGATCAGGTTGCGTAACAATGCCTACGACCTGGTCATCAGACTTCAGCAGCGCCTCAAGTGAAGGGACGGCGAATTCCGGCGTGCCCATAAAGACAATCCGCATGCTATGCCTTTAACATCGCCCTGCACTGAATGCAACGGGTGCAACTCAGCTTGACTTGCCGTTCAACGCTTTGTTAGTCTCCATCTGCGGGGTGGAGCAGCCTGGTAGCTCGTTGGGCTCATAACCCAAAGGTCAGAGGTTCAAATCCTCTCCCCGCAACCACGAAACCGTACTCCTTCCCAGTCTTCGCAATTCCTTCCGGATTCGGTTGAATGCTCAACCGAGCCCGCTTTGTAAAACCGACCTCAGGGTAGCGACGGTAGGCCTCCTGGAAAGTGAGCCGATGCTTGCGGAGATGTTGAACGGTCAGTTTCGGAAAGGACTTCTTGCAGACGGGGCAATCAGGCCGCCCGTTTCCGATCTTGGCAACCCGAGCGCTCTTGAGGGTCTCGTTCAGAAATTCACGCCCTATTCTCACGTCCGTCCGTAGCGCCGCGGGAAGATCGTTTACAAAGGCCTTAATCGCTTCGGGATCGTACTTCGTCACCTCGATTTGTTCTTGTTTTCTCTTCCGCCCCTGCTCACTTTCCAATGTGTCTGCACGGCTCCAGAGACGCTGGCACGCGGCCAACGCCTCGTCAAGTGCTCGGGGCCCTGTAGGCGGCCTTGTCCAATGGCCCCCATGATGGTCGCTGCTTCCTTTCGCAAGGCATCCATTTGAGCACGGGTATCTCGATCATCCTCAGACTGATTGGACATGATTTGACTTGCGGCATCCCGGAGCAATTCGATGTACTGTGGTAAATGTGCTGCAAACTCACGGACGATGATCTCTTCGATCGTCTCTCGATGAATCCTGAGATCATTCTCACAGGTGCCTAGCACCACATGGTTGCGACAGGCATAGTAGTCCTTTGCTGCGATGCCGAGTCGGCCACTACACTGATCACAAACAAGCAAGCCTGAGAGCAAGTGGGTCGTCCGCTGCCGAGCATGTGTGAACAGCTTCTCCCGTGACGCCAGTCGCATCTGCACGGCATCCCAGAGTTCTTGGTCGATAATTCGAAGCTCTTCAATCTCTCGCTGTTCCCATTGCTCGCGAGGCCGCAGTCGGCACACGCGCCGGCCGGTTTCCGGGTGCTTACGCCATTCCCGTCTATTGAAGTAGAACAGCCCACGATACTTGCAGTTCTGTAACATCAGATAGATGGTATTCGGCCGCCACACTTTGCCTGTTGTTCGAGCATTTAACTTCTTCGCGATAGCTTTTTCACCTTCTCCATCTCGAAAGCGTGAAAAGATGTCTCGGACTGTTGTTGCTTCATTCGGCTCAATGGCCAGGCGATATCCGACAGGAATTGGCTGCCCACGCGGATCCGTTTTCCCTGATTCGTCAAACACGGGTTCAGAGCGATACCCATACGTCCGCCCACCTGTGGAAAGACCTTTCAAGAACTGCCCATCAAGTCCGCGCTTGGTCGTCTTGCGTAAATCGTCCAAGAACAGCTCATTGACCAAGCTTTTCACGGTCACGCTGATTTTTGTCGTCTCCTCCCCGGTATCGATCCCGTCTGAAACCGCAATGACTCGGACACCGGCAAATTTCAGCCGCTTGATAATGGTGTCGGTGTCGCCCACATCCCGCGACAGCCGGGAAAGCTGATCAACCACGAGCGCCTCAAAGGTCGGGGGGGGGGGGGGTGAGTGAGTGCGTAGCGTCCAGTGCGGCCTGCAGACCTTCTCGCGTTTTTGCACTAGCACCGGAGACAGCGGCGTCAGAAAATTCCCCGATAATTGCATGCCCATACCGTTCCGCCCAGCGTTGAACGACACGATGCTGATCTTCGATCGATGCCTCTCGCTGGTTGTCGGAACTATACCGACCGTAAAATGCAATTCTCATGATTACCCCTTTCCGTCACCAATTACCGTCACGGTGCACACGCGTCGCTGGCCCACTTGTCGAGTCTGCCGCTGAAACTTCTCTGGATGAGCAGCGACGTATAAGCGGAGACATTGTATCAGAGCCGGAATTCCTCTCGGAACCGCAGTTATTCGGGCAGATCCCATTGAATGGGGCGTTGTCATGTGGGTATGGACTTTCTGTACTGCCCGACCTTTTCTCATTTCTTTCCTATGGCTACCGCGATCAAACCCACTTCCATCTCATGAATGTGCAGGTGCTGGCTCAGATGGCCCGCAGGCGCTCCCGTTCCCCCGTAGGCAACTCTTGTCCCTTCACGGAGTGAAGAAAGAGCTCTTCCATGGTTCGCTCAACGAGTGATGCCAGCCGGGAGGGAGGGGCAGGGCGTGGTATGCCACGGTGTGGATCTGGCCATATTCTCCAGCACTCTGAACCGCCCACTGAATAGAATCAGGATCGGATGATGGCCAAAAGTAGATTCCCATCGCGTAGCCATCCAGGCTGATTGCCACATGTGGGAGATCCACATCCAATTCAATAATTGGCGAGGCTGGCACGCCTTCCAGCCAGAGAACATTGGCCACATGGCGGAGCATCAGCCCAAGCACCGTCTCGGCCACCGCACGAAAGCGCGGTTTCGCGAGGGCCGGCGCCGTCACCACGTGGCCTTGGGTACGAGCCTCACGAATACAGGCACGAAGCGCGTCGAACGGGGGATAGGTTGTCATCGACCACCTCAGATATAGGGTTCAACAAGTCTTGAGTGATGGCCCAGGCCTTCCTTGGCCCGAGCAGGTAAGGACACTGATGAAACGGAACGGACTGTCGAGCTCAGGCATGCAGCGCGAGTTCCTCGATGCGAATCGAGAGGACCACCCGTTCGGCAACCGTCGGAGCGTCGGCGCGGCATAGATAGTCCAGAGACCCGAGAATCCGCAGGCGGGTTCCGACCCGCATCGTGGCCAGCCAGTCTGCGACAGGGCTCATGGCAAAGGCATGGACGAAGTAGGTGTGCCGGATCATCGTGCCGGAAGCGTTCGCTTGCAACTTGCCTTCAATCGCGAGTACCGCCACGGCTACTAATTCGCCCGTGGCTCCCACCAGTAAGTCAGGTTCCTGGACAAGCGTACCGGTCACTGAGAGCGCATTGAGATCGGTGAGGGGCCAGGTGTTGGCAGGGTCAAAACTCCGCTGTGTACCCATAAGAACCTCCAGTGGAAAAGGGTTAACGATGGTCAGCGAGCCGGAGTTGGCCCGCGTTGGGAGTGAGGAGCGGGTTATCGTCCTGAGGGGATTGCGTGATTCGGTAGGTGTCGAAGCAGATCCTGAAAACGTATCGCGAGGACATCCAAGGCGCCGGACAGCCCCTCTGGGCCTGCTGCCACATCAATGCGCGTAAGCAGTTCTCGCGTCTGGATGTTGAGACAAGACAAGCTCACGCCTGATTGGTTCGCGTCACCATAGCCACTGAGGATGACCAGGAGGGTGGCCGCGCGCCAATGGCCCAGTCCGATGGCCGGGTCATCTTCGACGAGGCCATTGAGGTTCCGTTCAAGTTCCCGCCGGACGAGGGGTTGTTGGGCCTCCGAAGCCACGACGGTCAAACCCTGCTGCACGAGCACGTCTTGCACGGTGCTGAGGGGATCGGGTCGCGCCGCAGGCAGAGATTCGATCGCGATCTTGAACACCAGTGAGCGGGGCCACCGGCTGCGGGGAGCCACGACGGGCATCTCCATCCGCACCGCCGCCTCGAGCTGGTCGGCGGTGACATCGACGGGCCATCGACGGAGCACCTGATCGCGGTGCCACGCGACCAGTTCCATCCGGCCATGCGCCACCGCCGTGAACGAGACCTCGTGCTGCTGTAACGCCGTGGCCAGATGACTCACCCGAACGATGGCTCGTCCGTCTGCCGTGACGGGATATGGCACGCTGACGTCACGTGTCCCCTGCCAAGAGAGGGTGACGCGCCCTTCCGTGAGAGGACGCGAATCCGGTTCCTGCTTGTGCTCGACGACCGTTTCGACATCCTTTACCTTTCGCTCAGTGCGGACGATCGACAACGCCATCAGGCAACTCGTGAAGGTGAAGTCCACCAACGCCTTCCGTTGTTCAAGTTGGCGCGTGGGATCTGGGATGGTCGCGACAACGCCCCAGAACCAGCCCCACACGGAAGATGGGCAGGCGAACACCCCCGCTGGAATTGCGAAAGGATTCGGGTAATACGAATGCTCCTCTTTTCGTTCGGTTCGCAGGATCTCGACCTGACGGAGCAAGGGCTGCGTCAGCCTGATGGTCCATCCCTGATGGTCCGGATGGATCAGGAGCTGAGCATCAGGCACCCCCTGTGACGTGACTGCGGTTTCTTGCCGAACGGTTGAACCAGGGATCACCCGATCGGTGACCGTGAGGCAGGCGGTCTGATTAAAGAGGAGCCAGATCAGGAAGAGATAGTAAGGAGCGCGCGTAAGATGCGATGCGTGATGCATGATGGGTTTGTCCCTGTGAGAATGGTCGGATTATCGGAATGGATTGTAGAGATGCATCTGGATCAACCTTCACTGTGAGCCGCGATGGCTCGCAGCGTTTGGAGCGCAGCTATCGACATGCTTTCGGGATGGTCGGTGAGGCTGTTCTCAGGGCTCGACCCGGTATCCGAATCAGGAGCAGGCGAGAAGCAGCACCACTAGGAGGGTCGTCACTGACCCTCCCACAGAATCGGTTGCTGCTGGCTCAAGGCAAGGGGTAGCACGGAGAGCACTCCGAGGGAATTGAAGCCATGACGCCTTCCGACGTTGATGCCATTGCCATCAGTCCGCCAGGGGAGACTGTCCTGTTTCAGCTTAGCAATGCGTGCCTTCAGTTCGGCCGCAGCCTGGTCTTCTACCGTTCCAATGGACGCTCGTCTGATTGCGCCTTCGAGGTCTCCCGAGAGAGTTGAATCAGATCGATCACGACGACGCGCCCTTCATCGATATAGGGCCATGACTCACGTTCATCGGCGGGAACGACAGCCAACGCAGGTGTGAACGTGACACGGAAGTCTGATCGATCGATCGGCAGCAACGGGCTGTCGATGGGATCAATCTCCGCCA contains the following coding sequences:
- the fmt gene encoding methionyl-tRNA formyltransferase, producing MRIVFMGTPEFAVPSLEALLKSDDQVVGIVTQPDRPKGRGQVLTPPPIKLLAQREGIPFLQPVKIRVPEFLTALAAWKPDLIAVTAYGRILHSPILTLPPMGCVNVHGSLLPKYRGAAPVQWAVINGETETGITTMLMDEGMDTGAMLLQESLPILPEDTSGTLAPRLAVLGGSLLAKTIARLKAGTITPQPQNHALATLAPPLKKEDGVIDWATSASNIANRVRGLSPWPGAYTYIGGERWMVWTVTQSPGKPDVAPGTIIEVTKQSIQIATGDGVVVLREIQPSNSKRLTVAQYLAGHRVSAGQRFGAEPPPSESPA
- the rpe gene encoding ribulose-phosphate 3-epimerase, whose amino-acid sequence is MSSPVLIAPSILAADFVRLADEIAAVERAGADLLHIDVMDGHFVPNLTIGPPVVESIKKVAKVPLDVHLMITNADAFIPEFVTAGADYITVHVEACPHLHRTIQSIKERGVKAGVTLNPATPVSVLQEILADVDLVLVMSVNPGFGGQKFIPSVLKKIASIREMLDRLQSRALLEVDGGVKPDNAAQIIAAGADVLVAGSAIFASRDYAGTIAALRTAGQPAATITSHAASHR
- the rsmB gene encoding 16S rRNA (cytosine(967)-C(5))-methyltransferase RsmB codes for the protein MSSPPVSMQSASSSARARALVALLTQSKSGDPLDEVCNRLWDRQAMDGRDRAFAMELVYGVLRRQETLDWRLEPALKKPLPRLPLMVQMLLRMGMYQLAYMDRVPASAAVNESVNLAKVNKAQLGRDWSGLVNAVLRTVIRLPERPFPGLHPEPALALSIRYAVPQWLCTRWVEHMGIERAEAACQSVSAVPVLTLRVNRQRVTRDAFLAQLVGAGIAARPTTVSPVGVMLEEGRAVTTIPGFQDGLFYVEDEAAQLVPPLLDPHPDERLLDVCAAPGGKATHLAELMSNRGQIVAMDRHAVRLQVLKENCQRLGAAIISPVVGDARELGMIAPRQKIETQLPPMGLFDRILVDAPCSGIGVLRRHPDAKGKKDVGMFARHQVLQGEILERAFTVLRPGGVLVYSTCSTEPEETEAVIIRFCQDHADCARESVVPWIPAPASPFVTAQGALSTMGNTLGMDGFYAVRLRKTQGSL
- a CDS encoding recombinase family protein yields the protein MVDQLSRLSRDVGDTDTIIKRLKFAGVRVIAVSDGIDTGEETTKISVTVKSLVNELFLDDLRKTTKRGLDGQFLKGLSTGGRTYGYRSEPVFDESGKTDPRGQPIPVGYRLAIEPNEATTVRDIFSRFRDGEGEKAIAKKLNARTTGKVWRPNTIYLMLQNCKYRGLFYFNRREWRKHPETGRRVCRLRPREQWEQREIEELRIIDQELWDAVQMRLASREKLFTHARQRTTHLLSGLLVCDQCSGRLGIAAKDYYACRNHVVLGTCENDLRIHRETIEEIIVREFAAHLPQYIELLRDAASQIMSNQSEDDRDTRAQMDALRKEAATIMGAIGQGRLQGPEHLTRRWPRASVSGAVQTHWKVSRGGRENKNKSR